One Phycisphaerae bacterium RAS2 DNA window includes the following coding sequences:
- the nhaR gene encoding Transcriptional activator protein NhaR, translating into MEIPNYHHLYYFWTVAREGSILAACKNLLVSQPTVSSQIRALERSLGHPLFHRRGRRLELTELGHITLRYADEIFTLGRELKEALRGQPSGRVPRFIVGVADAVPKLIAYRLLEPALHLTGGIEIVCREGKPDKLLADLAIHELDLVISDAPIGPNVNVRAYSHLLGESELAVFGVPSLAKKYGPRFPASLSEAPFLLPAETCTIRRIINQWMLTEGISPRLIGQFEDSALLKAFGHAGVGLFFGPVAIADEIEHQYRVVTLGKIPKLREQFYAISIERRIRHPAILAVSGSAKQTLRNLATAHARRSPNQRSSKPIRARSHVRGSTVPEKPERHAK; encoded by the coding sequence ATGGAAATCCCGAATTACCACCATCTCTACTATTTCTGGACGGTCGCCCGGGAAGGCAGCATCCTGGCGGCATGCAAGAATCTCCTCGTCTCGCAACCCACGGTGTCATCGCAGATCCGCGCGCTTGAACGCTCCCTGGGGCACCCCCTCTTTCACCGACGCGGACGGCGCCTGGAACTGACCGAATTGGGACACATCACCCTTCGCTACGCCGACGAAATCTTCACGCTCGGCCGCGAACTGAAAGAGGCGCTCCGCGGCCAACCTTCAGGACGCGTGCCGCGATTTATCGTGGGCGTGGCTGATGCTGTGCCTAAGCTCATCGCCTATCGACTCCTGGAGCCGGCCTTGCACCTGACCGGCGGGATCGAAATAGTCTGTCGCGAGGGAAAACCTGACAAGCTGCTTGCTGATCTCGCGATCCACGAGCTCGATCTCGTAATTAGCGACGCCCCGATCGGACCAAACGTCAACGTGCGCGCATACAGCCATCTTCTCGGCGAAAGCGAACTGGCGGTGTTCGGCGTGCCGTCGCTTGCGAAGAAGTATGGCCCGCGGTTTCCGGCCAGCCTCTCCGAAGCACCCTTTCTACTCCCCGCCGAGACCTGCACGATCAGGCGAATCATCAATCAGTGGATGCTGACGGAAGGAATCTCGCCGCGCCTCATCGGCCAGTTCGAAGATTCAGCGCTGCTCAAGGCCTTCGGTCACGCCGGGGTGGGCCTGTTCTTCGGACCCGTCGCAATCGCCGACGAAATAGAGCATCAGTATCGAGTCGTCACGCTTGGGAAAATTCCCAAGCTTCGCGAACAGTTCTATGCCATTTCCATCGAGCGTCGCATTCGCCACCCCGCGATCCTTGCGGTCTCCGGATCGGCGAAACAAACTCTCCGAAATTTGGCCACCGCCCACGCCAGGCGGTCTCCGAATCAGCGAAGCAGCAAACCAATCAGGGCACGGTCACACGTTCGCGGTTCGACCGTTCCCGAGAAACCGGAACGTCATGCCAAGTGA
- the cysK_1 gene encoding Cysteine synthase — protein sequence MTPDAAILAAIGNTSLVPLRRVVPDGCARISVKLEWENPTGSMKDRVALAMLDAAQRDGRLKPDGTVVEYTGGSTGTSLALVCAARGYRLRLVSSNAFSGEKRAHMAALGAEITLIHSEGGLSTKQLFNDMIAAAHEISREPNTFWTDQLNNTDSPSGYHGLAEEIWLQTGGRVDAFVQAVGTGASSRGVVTMLRRRNPKLQFVAVEPAESAVLSGGSPGAHTIEGIGIGRPPPLWEPSLADRIEPVSTAEAKDMARRLAREEGLCAGTSSGANVVAALRVAQSLGPTAHVVTLMIDSGLKYLSTDVYRP from the coding sequence ATGACGCCCGACGCCGCAATCCTCGCCGCCATCGGCAACACCTCGCTCGTGCCGCTTCGTCGCGTCGTGCCCGATGGCTGCGCGCGAATCTCCGTTAAGCTTGAGTGGGAGAATCCCACCGGCAGCATGAAAGACCGCGTCGCCCTCGCCATGCTCGACGCCGCCCAGCGCGACGGCCGACTGAAGCCCGACGGCACGGTCGTCGAGTACACCGGCGGCAGCACCGGCACGTCGCTGGCGCTGGTCTGCGCTGCGCGTGGCTATCGCCTGCGACTGGTTTCTTCAAACGCCTTCAGCGGCGAGAAGCGCGCGCACATGGCCGCCCTCGGCGCGGAGATCACGCTTATCCACAGCGAAGGCGGCTTGAGCACGAAGCAGCTCTTCAACGACATGATCGCAGCCGCGCACGAGATCAGCCGCGAGCCGAACACCTTCTGGACCGATCAGCTCAACAACACCGACAGCCCTTCGGGCTATCACGGCCTCGCCGAGGAAATCTGGTTGCAGACCGGCGGGCGGGTCGATGCGTTCGTGCAGGCCGTCGGCACCGGCGCGTCGTCGCGCGGCGTGGTCACGATGCTGCGGCGGCGCAACCCGAAATTGCAATTTGTCGCGGTCGAGCCGGCCGAGTCCGCCGTGCTCTCGGGCGGCTCACCCGGAGCGCACACGATCGAAGGCATCGGCATCGGCCGCCCGCCGCCGCTGTGGGAGCCGAGTTTGGCAGACCGCATCGAGCCGGTGAGCACCGCCGAGGCAAAGGACATGGCCCGTCGCCTCGCGCGCGAGGAGGGGTTGTGCGCCGGCACATCCTCCGGTGCGAACGTCGTCGCCGCGCTGCGTGTGGCACAATCGCTTGGCCCGACCGCGCACGTCGTCACGCTGATGATCGATTCGGGGTTGAAGTACTTGAGTACGGATGTCTATCGGCCGTGA
- the hslU gene encoding ATP-dependent protease ATPase subunit HslU: MHDLTPRAIVAALDKFIIGQAAAKRAIAVAVRNRWRRLQLPDAMRQEVSPMNILMIGPTGVGKTEIARRMAALVNAPFIKVEATKFTEVGYVGRDVESMIRDLLELAIAMVQKEQSEVVREQAQTQVEERLLDELLPDPTGEPATTDDESEARRQRTRDKFRAQLRSGELEEKFIELRVEKKTPPMGMFATTLGPDQIGPEFQDMIDRLMPSQQKDRRVPIREARAILFQQECEKLIDRDKVIEMAVQRTENSGIVFIDELDKLCGGRNGQGPDVSRQGVQRDLLPIVEGSTVNTRHGPVKTDHILFVAAGAFHTSKPSDLMPELQGRLPIRVELDELTQADFVRILREPQNALTKQQVALLGTESLSLKFTDDAIDEVAAVACTVNHRTENIGARRLQTIMEKVVEELSFDAPEMGGKSVTIDGAFVRKRLSEIVKDEDLSKFIL; encoded by the coding sequence ATGCACGACTTGACCCCCCGCGCCATCGTGGCCGCGCTGGATAAGTTCATCATCGGACAGGCCGCCGCGAAGCGGGCCATCGCCGTTGCGGTGCGCAATCGCTGGCGGCGCTTGCAACTGCCCGACGCGATGCGCCAGGAAGTCTCGCCGATGAACATTCTGATGATCGGTCCGACCGGCGTGGGCAAGACCGAGATTGCCCGGCGCATGGCGGCGCTGGTCAACGCGCCGTTCATCAAGGTCGAAGCGACCAAATTCACCGAGGTGGGCTACGTCGGCCGCGATGTCGAGAGCATGATTCGCGATCTGCTCGAGCTGGCCATCGCCATGGTGCAGAAGGAGCAGTCCGAAGTCGTGCGCGAACAGGCGCAGACGCAGGTCGAGGAGCGCCTGCTGGATGAACTGCTGCCCGACCCAACGGGCGAGCCGGCTACGACGGACGACGAGTCCGAAGCGCGTCGCCAGCGCACGCGCGATAAGTTCCGCGCGCAGCTTCGCAGCGGCGAGCTGGAGGAGAAATTCATCGAGCTGCGCGTTGAGAAAAAAACACCGCCGATGGGCATGTTCGCCACGACGCTCGGACCCGATCAAATCGGCCCCGAGTTTCAGGACATGATCGACCGGCTGATGCCGTCGCAGCAAAAAGACCGCCGCGTGCCGATCCGCGAGGCCCGGGCCATTCTCTTTCAGCAGGAATGCGAGAAGCTCATCGACCGCGACAAGGTCATCGAGATGGCCGTGCAGCGCACCGAAAATTCCGGCATCGTGTTCATTGACGAGTTGGACAAGCTGTGCGGCGGGCGCAACGGGCAAGGCCCCGACGTCAGCCGGCAGGGAGTTCAGCGCGACCTGCTTCCGATCGTCGAAGGATCGACGGTCAACACGCGGCACGGTCCGGTGAAGACCGATCACATTCTCTTTGTCGCGGCCGGGGCGTTTCACACGTCCAAACCGAGCGATCTGATGCCCGAATTGCAAGGCCGGCTGCCGATCCGCGTTGAATTGGACGAGCTGACGCAGGCGGATTTCGTGCGCATCCTGCGCGAGCCGCAGAACGCGCTCACCAAGCAGCAGGTCGCCTTGCTCGGCACCGAGAGTCTGTCGCTCAAGTTCACCGACGACGCGATCGACGAAGTCGCGGCGGTCGCCTGCACCGTCAACCATCGCACTGAGAACATCGGCGCGAGACGATTGCAGACCATCATGGAGAAAGTCGTCGAGGAGCTTTCGTTCGACGCGCCGGAGATGGGCGGGAAATCCGTGACCATCGACGGCGCGTTCGTGCGGAAGCGGCTGTCTGAAATCGTCAAGGACGAAGACCTTAGCAAGTTCATTCTCTGA
- the dus gene encoding putative tRNA-dihydrouridine synthase, producing MLRIGSITLEVPFVQAALSGYSDAPMRLLAREYGCPYTLNEVVLDKLVNTGGKKMRRMLAIPQTDHPVAGQLMGSEPEQFAQAAHALVEIGYDVIDINFGCPVKKVLGRCRGGFLLSAPETAVDILRRVYDAVGARVPVTVKMRRGMDDTEESERNFFAVLDAAFEIGLAAVTVHGRTVRQRYVGPSNWAFLARVKRHAGNRTILGSGDLFSAADCVRMLQETGVDGCSIARGAIGNPFIFNEVRALVAGRDLPPPPTILQQRAALQRHYNLMVEHYGEKLAAPLLRKFGVRYSELHPCHAEVKRAFLAVADADGWHAMLDQWYAADDAYGPVTRRPRPESLIAAGAAWTCEPVTA from the coding sequence ATGCTGCGAATCGGCTCGATCACGCTTGAAGTTCCCTTCGTGCAGGCCGCGCTGTCCGGCTACAGCGACGCGCCCATGCGCCTGCTCGCGCGCGAATACGGCTGCCCCTACACGCTCAACGAGGTCGTGCTCGACAAGCTCGTGAACACCGGCGGCAAGAAGATGCGCCGGATGCTGGCCATTCCGCAAACCGATCACCCGGTCGCCGGGCAGCTCATGGGCAGCGAGCCGGAGCAATTCGCTCAGGCCGCTCACGCCCTTGTCGAGATCGGCTACGACGTGATCGACATCAATTTCGGCTGCCCGGTGAAAAAAGTGCTGGGCCGATGCCGCGGCGGGTTTCTCCTTTCCGCGCCGGAAACGGCCGTCGATATTCTTCGCCGGGTTTACGACGCGGTCGGCGCGCGCGTGCCGGTCACCGTGAAGATGCGGCGCGGCATGGACGACACAGAAGAGAGCGAGCGGAACTTCTTCGCCGTGCTGGATGCGGCGTTTGAGATCGGCCTTGCCGCGGTCACGGTTCACGGGCGCACGGTGCGACAGCGCTATGTGGGGCCGAGCAACTGGGCGTTTCTCGCGCGCGTCAAGCGGCACGCCGGCAATCGGACGATTCTGGGAAGCGGCGATCTGTTCAGCGCCGCCGATTGCGTACGCATGTTGCAGGAGACGGGCGTCGATGGCTGCTCCATTGCCCGCGGCGCAATCGGCAACCCCTTCATCTTCAACGAAGTTCGCGCGCTGGTGGCCGGGCGCGACCTGCCCCCGCCGCCGACCATTTTGCAGCAACGGGCCGCGCTGCAGCGCCATTACAACCTGATGGTAGAACACTACGGCGAGAAACTGGCCGCGCCGCTACTGCGGAAGTTCGGCGTGCGGTACAGCGAACTGCACCCGTGTCACGCGGAGGTGAAGCGAGCCTTCCTCGCCGTTGCGGATGCCGACGGCTGGCACGCCATGCTTGATCAATGGTACGCCGCGGACGATGCGTACGGCCCCGTGACGCGCCGGCCGCGGCCCGAGTCGCTCATCGCCGCGGGAGCCGCGTGGACGTGCGAGCCGGTGACGGCATGA
- the ywlF gene encoding Putative sugar phosphate isomerase YwlF: MKIALGADHRGFTAKSHIKPALEELGHTVVDFGTDSTKSMDYPDPAAAAARAVKSGQCDFGILFCGTGIGMSVTANKIHGIRAALCHDELTAEMARRHNNANVLCLPADLVGDALMRRIVEVYLKTPFEGGRHEARIGKISDIEHTECRPDRAK; this comes from the coding sequence ATGAAGATCGCCCTCGGAGCCGACCATCGCGGCTTCACCGCCAAGAGTCACATCAAGCCCGCGCTCGAAGAACTGGGCCATACTGTTGTCGATTTTGGGACCGATTCGACCAAGTCGATGGACTACCCCGATCCCGCCGCCGCCGCCGCCCGCGCCGTCAAGTCGGGCCAATGCGACTTCGGCATTCTGTTCTGCGGCACCGGCATCGGCATGTCCGTCACCGCGAACAAGATTCACGGGATCCGCGCCGCGCTCTGCCACGACGAGTTGACGGCCGAAATGGCCCGCCGCCACAACAACGCCAACGTCCTCTGCCTGCCCGCCGATCTCGTCGGCGACGCGCTCATGCGGCGCATCGTCGAGGTCTATCTCAAGACGCCGTTCGAGGGCGGCCGCCACGAAGCGCGAATCGGCAAGATCAGCGACATCGAACACACCGAGTGCCGGCCCGACCGCGCGAAGTAG
- the cstA gene encoding Carbon starvation protein A: MHLLVIVVASALILSIAYRLYGGFLARVLRLDPSTPTPAVTLRDDVDYAPIEKKFLLSQHFSAIAAAGPIVGPILAGAMFGWLPALAWILIGSIFIGGVHDFTALVASIRHKSRSIAEVVREHMTRRSHTLFLAFVWFALVYIVVAFTDITASSFIGQVGLESGQEVSGGGIATSSLLYLALPIIMGLLLRWTRLSLNKATIIFVPLVGLAIWVGQYIPLDLSAMLDTTPATAQKVWGVALLAYCFVASVLPMWLLLQPRGHLGGYFLYVALFGGALGLILSGDRVEYPAFTGWQTPRGESLFPMLFIVIACGACSGFHSIVASGTTSKQLRTETDARAIGYGAMLLEAMVAVVSLACVMRLSLDSPLLAGGKGPQPNFLYATGIGSFLEVIGVPATFGVSFALMAFTTFVYDTLDVCTRLGRYVLQELFGWRSRAGRLAATALTICVPLFFLLRQATDASGKIVPVWRVFWELFGASNQLLAALTLLGVTVWLWRTQRAPWILLVTGLPTVFMYVMSAWALARIMADRLGRQGLTLDPVPWIAVLLLALAALILLEAVKMFAGFGPPGRSTRAMPATASAS; encoded by the coding sequence ATGCACCTGCTTGTGATTGTTGTCGCATCCGCGCTCATCCTTTCAATCGCCTACCGGCTGTATGGCGGCTTCCTCGCGCGCGTCCTTCGGCTCGATCCGAGCACGCCGACGCCCGCGGTGACACTCCGCGACGATGTCGATTACGCCCCCATTGAGAAGAAGTTTCTTCTTAGCCAGCACTTCTCCGCCATCGCCGCGGCCGGGCCAATCGTCGGACCGATTCTCGCCGGCGCGATGTTCGGCTGGCTCCCGGCGCTTGCCTGGATTTTGATCGGCTCGATTTTCATCGGCGGCGTCCACGATTTCACCGCGCTGGTCGCCTCCATCCGGCACAAGTCGCGATCCATCGCCGAAGTCGTCCGCGAGCACATGACCCGCCGCTCGCACACGTTGTTCCTCGCATTTGTGTGGTTCGCGCTCGTTTACATCGTCGTCGCCTTCACCGACATCACCGCGTCGAGCTTCATCGGGCAGGTGGGGCTGGAAAGCGGGCAGGAAGTCAGCGGCGGCGGCATTGCCACCTCATCGCTGCTGTACCTCGCCCTGCCGATCATCATGGGCCTGCTCCTGCGATGGACCCGCCTGTCGCTGAACAAGGCGACGATCATCTTCGTCCCGCTCGTCGGCCTCGCCATCTGGGTCGGTCAGTACATCCCCCTCGACCTCTCCGCCATGCTCGACACGACGCCGGCGACGGCGCAAAAGGTCTGGGGCGTCGCCTTGCTCGCATATTGCTTCGTCGCTTCGGTCCTGCCGATGTGGCTGCTGCTTCAACCTCGCGGCCATCTGGGCGGATACTTTCTTTACGTCGCGCTGTTCGGCGGCGCGCTCGGGCTGATCCTTAGCGGCGACCGCGTGGAGTATCCTGCCTTCACCGGCTGGCAGACACCTCGCGGCGAGTCGCTCTTTCCCATGCTCTTCATCGTGATCGCCTGCGGCGCCTGCTCGGGCTTTCACTCCATCGTCGCGTCCGGCACGACTTCCAAGCAGCTGCGCACGGAGACCGACGCCCGCGCGATCGGCTACGGCGCGATGCTCCTGGAAGCCATGGTCGCCGTCGTCTCGCTCGCTTGCGTCATGCGGTTGTCGCTCGACTCGCCCCTGCTCGCCGGCGGGAAGGGGCCGCAGCCGAACTTTCTGTATGCCACGGGGATCGGCAGTTTTCTCGAAGTCATCGGCGTGCCGGCGACGTTCGGCGTCTCGTTCGCCCTGATGGCTTTTACGACGTTTGTCTATGACACGCTTGACGTCTGCACGCGCCTCGGGCGATACGTCCTGCAGGAGTTGTTCGGCTGGCGCAGCCGAGCCGGGCGACTCGCCGCCACGGCCCTGACGATCTGCGTGCCGCTGTTCTTCCTGCTGCGGCAGGCGACGGATGCGAGCGGGAAAATCGTGCCGGTCTGGCGGGTCTTCTGGGAGTTGTTCGGCGCGAGCAATCAGCTTCTCGCCGCGCTCACGCTGCTGGGCGTCACCGTCTGGCTCTGGCGCACGCAACGCGCGCCGTGGATCCTCCTTGTCACCGGCCTGCCCACGGTGTTCATGTATGTCATGAGCGCCTGGGCGCTGGCGCGGATCATGGCCGATCGCCTGGGCCGACAGGGGCTGACGCTCGACCCGGTGCCGTGGATCGCTGTCCTGCTCCTCGCTCTCGCGGCGCTCATCCTTCTCGAAGCGGTCAAGATGTTCGCCGGGTTCGGCCCTCCGGGGCGGTCAACGCGTGCAATGCCTGCGACGGCGAGCGCGTCGTGA
- a CDS encoding short chain dehydrogenase, whose amino-acid sequence MPLTPLAFAISLLLSGGMPKSQTVSFKTSDGVTIEGDYYAPVAAAASAKAKSGAVNAANQSGAKAGSTGKSKSAAKHPVAILIHMYPADRTSWAPFVPKLHEAGFAVLAYDIRGKGGSSGGAESKLARQYADRDESLFADAWKDCEAAKKWLAGRPECDTTRVACIGASIGCSISIQYGAKDKDVKAVVCLSPGTNYFGVDSLSHIKKLMPRDALLIAPEGEYAAVTKLIQASGDRATGGMFPGGRERHGTNLFAPDYRRSGEIMDAIIEFVSKATKK is encoded by the coding sequence ATGCCCCTCACCCCACTCGCGTTTGCCATCAGCCTGTTGCTGTCCGGCGGCATGCCGAAATCGCAAACGGTCTCATTCAAAACCTCCGACGGTGTGACGATCGAGGGCGACTACTACGCGCCCGTAGCTGCGGCCGCCTCGGCGAAGGCCAAGTCCGGCGCAGTAAATGCGGCCAACCAGTCCGGCGCGAAGGCCGGCTCTACCGGCAAATCGAAATCGGCCGCGAAGCACCCCGTCGCCATCCTCATCCACATGTATCCTGCCGACCGCACAAGCTGGGCCCCGTTCGTACCGAAGCTGCACGAGGCGGGGTTCGCGGTCCTCGCGTATGACATCCGCGGCAAGGGCGGCAGCAGCGGCGGGGCCGAAAGCAAGCTCGCCCGACAATATGCCGACCGCGATGAATCGCTTTTCGCCGATGCGTGGAAGGATTGCGAGGCCGCCAAGAAATGGCTGGCCGGGCGTCCGGAGTGCGACACAACGCGCGTCGCATGCATCGGCGCGAGCATCGGGTGCAGCATTTCGATTCAGTACGGCGCGAAGGACAAGGACGTGAAGGCGGTGGTGTGTCTCTCGCCGGGCACGAACTACTTCGGCGTCGATTCGCTCTCACACATCAAGAAACTCATGCCGCGCGATGCGCTGCTGATCGCGCCGGAGGGCGAATACGCCGCTGTGACCAAGCTCATTCAGGCCTCGGGCGATCGCGCGACGGGCGGCATGTTCCCAGGCGGCCGCGAGCGCCACGGCACGAACTTGTTCGCGCCCGACTATCGCCGCAGCGGTGAAATCATGGATGCCATCATTGAGTTCGTTTCCAAGGCGACGAAGAAATAA
- the ywlC_2 gene encoding Threonylcarbamoyl-AMP synthase, whose translation MAAELISLSSEGDPRAAVQRAAKALAEGALVAFPTETVYGLAANAANEDAIRRLRAARDDSTDQPYTVHLARREGCEAFVPQLPAIGRRFMKKGWPGPLTLVFQVNDPSRSDIYSSLGNAGRASVYGAGHVGLRCPDHPIAAELIGAASAPIVATGANAPGHPAPFDASGVHRQIGASIDFVLDAGPTRYKKPSSIVAINGDGYRLIRAGVLDERSIKRLANVHILFVCTGNTCRSPMAEGLFKKMVAEKLGCAVGDLPRRGIHIRSAGTMAFGGGGASREAVEVGRRRGFDLTHHAARTVDPELIHTADYIFTMGRHHIDVLHSISPTDGRRAQPLESESDISDPAGSSLDEYERVADRIAAALHRRLEEVTL comes from the coding sequence ATGGCTGCCGAGTTGATCTCGCTTTCGTCCGAGGGGGACCCGCGTGCGGCGGTCCAGCGCGCCGCCAAGGCGCTCGCCGAGGGCGCGCTCGTCGCCTTTCCCACCGAAACGGTGTACGGACTGGCCGCCAACGCCGCGAACGAAGACGCGATCCGCCGGCTCCGCGCCGCGCGAGACGATTCCACCGATCAGCCCTACACGGTGCATCTTGCGCGCCGGGAGGGCTGCGAGGCGTTCGTGCCGCAGCTTCCGGCGATCGGCCGCCGCTTCATGAAGAAGGGCTGGCCCGGTCCGCTCACGCTCGTCTTTCAGGTCAACGATCCCAGCCGCTCGGATATCTACTCAAGTCTTGGTAACGCGGGCCGCGCCTCGGTGTATGGCGCGGGCCACGTGGGTCTGCGTTGCCCCGACCATCCCATCGCCGCCGAGTTGATCGGCGCGGCGTCCGCCCCCATCGTCGCCACCGGCGCCAACGCGCCGGGCCATCCGGCGCCGTTCGACGCCTCGGGGGTTCACCGCCAGATCGGCGCGAGCATTGACTTCGTACTCGATGCCGGACCCACCCGCTACAAGAAACCGTCATCCATTGTCGCGATCAACGGTGACGGCTATCGGCTGATTCGCGCCGGCGTTCTCGACGAACGCTCGATCAAGCGTCTGGCCAATGTACACATCCTGTTCGTCTGCACCGGCAACACCTGCCGATCACCGATGGCCGAGGGGTTGTTCAAGAAGATGGTCGCCGAGAAGCTCGGCTGCGCCGTCGGCGACCTGCCGCGCCGGGGGATTCACATCCGCTCGGCGGGCACGATGGCTTTCGGCGGGGGCGGGGCTTCGCGCGAGGCGGTGGAGGTCGGTCGGCGGCGCGGGTTCGATCTGACGCACCACGCTGCGCGGACGGTCGATCCGGAATTGATCCATACGGCCGATTACATTTTCACGATGGGCCGCCACCACATCGACGTACTGCATTCCATCAGCCCGACCGACGGCAGGCGTGCCCAGCCGCTGGAGAGTGAATCGGACATCAGCGATCCGGCCGGTAGCTCGCTTGACGAATACGAGCGCGTCGCGGATAGAATCGCGGCGGCGCTGCACCGGCGCCTGGAAGAGGTAACGCTATGA
- the hlyB gene encoding Alpha-hemolysin translocation ATP-binding protein HlyB produces MTETTRKTLPHSSEPAARPDEAPYRRLIRLFSEDRRDIGLVLVFSVAVGFLALATPITVQALVNFVSFGGLVQPLVVLGVLLFGFLALAGAIRTLQTYMIEIMQRRIFVRVLADLSIRLPRVTADCYDRGNGPELVNRFFDIVTVQKVAAMLLLDGASVVLQILVGLLILAFYHPFLLAFDVLLIGSIVFVMFVLGRGAVRTAITESRAKYAVAAALEEMARYPLVFKLAGAAEFARARADALAIDYVESRRRHFSILLRQIVGFIALQVIAATVLLTLGGFLVIDGQLTLGQLVAAELIVSGVLASLAKFGKTLENVYDLMAAVEKLGHLLDLPLERETGATFTRAHADLSVELRDLTFGFPNQRPVISSLNLRLNPREHICIVGRHGVGKSLLADLLIGLRTPTGGSVQLGGADLRELDLRTIRENVALVRGIEIVEGTVEENVRMGRRSIPLEEVCDALNRVGILDRIRDLHEGLATHLASTGAPLSPGQAGRLMVARAMLGKPKVLVLDDLMDELDSESQQCVFDAVLCPDAPWTVVILGNHEIGRDHGLRILRLGLEGKSESDSELEAGRTAHARG; encoded by the coding sequence ATGACAGAGACGACTCGAAAAACACTTCCACACTCGTCGGAACCGGCCGCGCGTCCGGACGAGGCGCCATACCGCCGGCTGATCCGGCTTTTCTCGGAAGATCGCCGCGACATCGGCCTCGTGCTGGTTTTTTCCGTCGCGGTGGGCTTTCTGGCGCTGGCGACACCCATCACGGTGCAGGCGCTGGTCAACTTTGTGTCGTTCGGGGGCTTGGTCCAGCCTTTGGTCGTGCTCGGGGTTCTGCTGTTCGGCTTTCTTGCATTGGCCGGTGCGATACGGACGCTCCAGACTTATATGATTGAGATCATGCAGCGCCGAATCTTCGTTCGGGTGCTGGCGGACCTGTCGATTCGGCTTCCGCGCGTCACGGCCGATTGCTACGATCGCGGCAACGGTCCGGAGCTGGTCAACCGTTTCTTTGACATCGTGACCGTTCAAAAAGTCGCCGCCATGTTGCTGCTCGATGGCGCGTCGGTGGTCCTCCAGATTCTTGTCGGTTTGCTCATTCTTGCGTTCTATCATCCGTTTCTGCTCGCATTCGACGTATTGCTCATCGGATCGATCGTCTTTGTCATGTTCGTGCTCGGCCGCGGCGCGGTGCGCACCGCCATCACCGAGTCCCGTGCGAAGTATGCGGTGGCCGCCGCGCTGGAGGAGATGGCACGGTATCCCCTCGTCTTCAAACTGGCAGGCGCGGCGGAATTCGCCCGAGCGCGGGCCGACGCGCTGGCGATTGACTACGTGGAGTCGCGCCGCAGGCACTTTTCGATCTTGCTGCGTCAGATCGTCGGCTTCATCGCCTTGCAGGTCATCGCCGCCACCGTGCTTCTTACACTGGGCGGGTTTCTCGTAATTGATGGCCAGCTCACACTCGGTCAATTGGTCGCCGCGGAACTGATCGTTTCAGGCGTTCTCGCCTCGCTCGCGAAATTCGGAAAAACACTGGAGAACGTGTACGACCTCATGGCCGCCGTCGAGAAGCTGGGGCACCTTCTTGATCTTCCGCTCGAGCGTGAAACCGGCGCGACGTTCACAAGGGCCCATGCGGATCTCTCGGTCGAGCTTCGCGACTTGACATTTGGTTTCCCGAATCAACGGCCCGTGATCAGCAGCCTGAACCTTCGGCTGAACCCACGCGAGCACATCTGCATCGTTGGGCGCCACGGCGTCGGCAAGAGCCTCCTCGCGGATCTTCTGATCGGCCTCCGCACGCCGACGGGTGGAAGCGTGCAGCTCGGCGGTGCGGACCTGCGTGAGCTGGACTTGCGGACCATTCGAGAGAATGTCGCCCTCGTGCGCGGAATTGAAATCGTTGAAGGCACGGTGGAGGAGAATGTGCGGATGGGCCGTCGTTCAATTCCTCTGGAAGAAGTTTGCGACGCGCTGAATCGCGTGGGCATTCTCGACCGCATTCGTGACCTGCACGAGGGCCTGGCGACGCACCTGGCTTCCACCGGCGCACCGCTTTCGCCCGGCCAGGCGGGTCGGCTCATGGTCGCCCGGGCCATGCTCGGAAAGCCGAAGGTCCTTGTTCTGGATGACTTGATGGATGAACTCGACTCCGAATCCCAACAATGCGTTTTCGATGCGGTTCTCTGTCCGGATGCACCCTGGACGGTCGTCATTCTCGGCAACCACGAGATCGGACGCGACCACGGGTTGCGCATCCTGCGTCTGGGGTTGGAAGGCAAGTCAGAATCGGATTCAGAATTGGAAGCAGGCCGAACGGCGCATGCACGAGGATGA